In Ktedonobacterales bacterium, a single window of DNA contains:
- a CDS encoding aminopeptidase, producing MADPRIRRWAETLTRYCLYVQPGETVVINAAPLAAPLVEEVYREILRAGGKPLPRISLPALTEITLKEASDAQLAFVSPMDEVMAETISARLSIGSEENVRSLASVDPSRQAILQRANAASRRRFSEREQQGQFKWCGTLYPTQAYAQNAGMSLGDFTEFVYEACFLNDEHPAERWRALGAAQQRYVDWLKGKKRVRVLGRDTDLSLSIEGRTFINSDGKRNFPSGEFFTGPVEDSAEGTIRYMVPSAINGRVVQDIRLRFRKGEVVEATAAQGQEFMEQMLKMDDGARRLGEFAFGNNFGITRGISNTLFDEKIGGTVHLALGSSYPETGGQNLSALHWDMVCDLRPEAGGGEVWVDDTLFLKDGKLLV from the coding sequence ATGGCCGATCCACGCATCCGGCGCTGGGCAGAGACGCTCACGCGCTATTGTTTGTACGTGCAGCCGGGCGAGACGGTGGTGATTAACGCCGCGCCGCTGGCCGCGCCGCTGGTCGAAGAGGTGTACCGCGAAATCTTGCGGGCAGGCGGTAAACCGCTGCCGCGCATCTCGCTGCCCGCCCTCACGGAAATCACGCTGAAAGAAGCCTCTGATGCGCAGCTTGCATTTGTCTCGCCAATGGATGAAGTGATGGCCGAGACGATCAGCGCCCGGCTTTCGATTGGCAGCGAGGAGAATGTGCGCTCCCTGGCGAGCGTGGACCCATCGCGCCAGGCGATCCTTCAGCGGGCGAACGCCGCGTCACGGCGGCGCTTCAGTGAGCGCGAGCAGCAGGGACAGTTCAAGTGGTGCGGCACGCTCTATCCCACGCAGGCATATGCGCAGAACGCGGGGATGTCGCTGGGAGATTTTACCGAGTTTGTCTATGAGGCCTGCTTCTTGAACGACGAGCATCCTGCCGAACGCTGGCGCGCGTTGGGCGCGGCTCAGCAGCGTTATGTTGATTGGCTCAAGGGCAAAAAGCGCGTGCGGGTGCTGGGGCGCGATACTGATCTGTCACTTTCTATCGAGGGGCGCACGTTTATCAACAGCGATGGCAAGCGCAACTTTCCCAGCGGCGAGTTTTTCACCGGGCCAGTGGAAGATTCCGCCGAGGGTACGATTCGCTATATGGTCCCGTCGGCGATCAATGGGCGTGTGGTGCAGGATATTCGCCTGCGCTTCCGCAAAGGCGAGGTGGTCGAGGCGACGGCGGCCCAGGGCCAGGAGTTTATGGAGCAGATGCTGAAGATGGACGATGGGGCGCGGCGGCTGGGCGAGTTTGCCTTCGGCAACAACTTTGGCATTACACGCGGCATCAGCAACACGCTCTTTGATGAGAAGATCGGCGGCACCGTGCATCTGGCGTTGGGCAGCAGCTATCCAGAGACGGGCGGGCAGAATCTATCGGCGCTGCACTGGGATATGGTCTGCGATCTGCGCCCGGAGGCGGGCGGCGGCGAGGTCTGGGTGGATGATACGCTGTTCTTGAAAGATGGCAAGCTGCTGGTTTGA